A stretch of the Malus sylvestris chromosome 10, drMalSylv7.2, whole genome shotgun sequence genome encodes the following:
- the LOC126586617 gene encoding SKP1-like protein 1A, producing the protein MAAEKKMITLKSSDGEAFEVDEAVAMESQTIKHLVEDCADNAIPLPNVTSHILAKIIEYCRKHVEGRKDGDSTDLGKSGDETLKKFDEDFVNEIKADQNVLFDLILAANYLNIKSLLDLTCQTVADMIKGKTPEEIRKTFNIKNDFTPEEEEEVRRENQWAFE; encoded by the exons ATGGCCGCTGAGAAGAAGATGATCACCCTGAAGAGCTCGGACGGCGAGGCGTTCGAGGTCGATGAGGCGGTTGCTATGGAGTCACAGACCATCAAGCACTTGGTGGAGGACTGCGCCGACAATGCGATCCCTCTCCCCAACGTGACCAGCCACATCCTCGCCAAGATCATCGAGTACTGCCGGAAGCATGTCGAGGGTCGCAAAGACGGCGACAGCACCGACCTCGGCAAGAGCGGCGATGAGACTCTCAAGAAGTTTGACGAGGACTTCGTCAACGAGATAAAAGCTGATCAGAATGTCCTCTTTGATCTGATTTTA GCTGCGAACTATCTAAACATCAAGAGCCTGCTGGATCTGACCTGCCAAACTGTGGCTGACATGATCAAGGGAAAGACACCTGAAGAGATCCGCAAGACTTTCAATATCAAGAATGATTTCACCcctgaggaggaagaagaggttCGCAGGGAGAACCAGTGGGCATTCGAGTAA